In the Ictalurus punctatus breed USDA103 chromosome 7, Coco_2.0, whole genome shotgun sequence genome, one interval contains:
- the tex261 gene encoding protein TEX261: MWFIYLLSWVSLLIQVSFVTLAIAAGLYYLAELIEEYTVATSRIIKYMIMISTAVLAGLYLFEGFPMLMIGVGLFTNLVYFGLLQTFPYIMLSSPNFILSCILVVINHYMAFKYFAEEYYAFSEVLAYFTICLWVIPFAFFVSLSAGENVLPSTMQQGDDVVSNYFTKGKRGKRSGILLIFSFLKEAVLPSRQKMY, translated from the exons atgtggtttatttatttattaagctgGGTGTCTTTGTTAATACAGGTGTCCTTTGTTACCCTCGCTATTG CTGCAGGTCTGTACTACCTGGCAGAGTTGATAGAGGAGTACACAGTTGCCACCAGTcgtataataaaatacatgataATG atCTCCACGGCAGTACTGGCAGGACTCTACCTGTTTGAAGGCTTTCCCATGCTCATGATTGGGGTCGGCCTCTTCACTAACCTGGTGTACTTTGGCCTGCTGCAGACGTTCCCTTATATTATGCTCAGTTCACCAAACTTCATCCTGTCATGTA ttCTGGTGGTGATAAATCATTATATGGCCTTCAAGTACTTTGCAGAGGAGTACTACGCCTTTTCGGAG GTTCTAGCATACTTCACAATTTGTCTGTGGGTGATACCATTTGCTTTCTTTGTATCCCTGTCTGCTGGGGAGAATGTTCTTCCATCCACAATGCAGCAAGGAG ATGATGTGGTGTCAAACTACTTTACCAAAGGGAAGAGGGGCAAACGCTCCGGGATCCTCCTGATATTCTCCTTCCTGAAAGAGGCTGTTTTGCCAAGCCGGCAGAAAATGTACTGA